A genomic segment from Amygdalobacter nucleatus encodes:
- a CDS encoding HAD family hydrolase, which produces MSEIKAAFFDIDGTLIEKGTHYYAESTKEALQSLQAKGIKTVVCTGRHPDEIAKEGMLNGLSFDGYVYLNGQLGFMDGKKIIENAIDPQDLSKLEMFCKNEPASCILLEEKDYTCNFVDEAMVAGQSYIGASVPKIQLFYDIARRKILQAIVFVDAAQEKRLMQELTKSKSLRWHQTGIDIIAKNSGKERAMQQVCAHLNISSDNCIAFGDGNNDMGMLKTAKIGVAMAGAPEIVKEAADLVTSSPREDGIFNALRKLEII; this is translated from the coding sequence ATGAGTGAAATTAAAGCAGCCTTTTTTGACATCGATGGAACTTTAATCGAGAAAGGCACGCATTATTACGCAGAGAGTACGAAAGAAGCGCTTCAATCTTTGCAAGCTAAAGGAATAAAGACGGTGGTTTGTACAGGTCGCCATCCTGATGAGATTGCCAAAGAAGGCATGTTGAACGGACTTAGCTTTGATGGCTATGTGTATCTAAATGGTCAATTGGGCTTCATGGATGGCAAGAAAATTATTGAAAACGCGATAGATCCTCAAGATCTCTCAAAGCTGGAGATGTTTTGCAAAAATGAGCCAGCTAGTTGCATTTTGTTGGAAGAGAAGGATTATACATGCAACTTTGTTGACGAAGCAATGGTTGCTGGTCAGTCGTATATCGGCGCTTCTGTTCCGAAAATTCAGCTTTTCTATGACATTGCGAGGCGGAAAATTCTGCAAGCAATAGTTTTTGTCGATGCAGCGCAAGAAAAAAGACTGATGCAGGAATTGACCAAATCTAAGAGTTTGCGCTGGCACCAAACAGGTATCGATATTATTGCCAAAAATAGTGGCAAAGAAAGGGCGATGCAACAAGTTTGTGCGCATTTAAACATCAGCTCGGATAACTGTATTGCCTTTGGCGATGGTAACAACGATATGGGCATGCTGAAGACTGCCAAAATCGGCGTAGCGATGGCTGGCGCGCCAGAGATTGTGAAAGAGGCAGCTGATTTAGTAACTTCATCACCGCGCGAAGATGGCATCTTCAATGCTTTAAGAAAGTTGGAGATTATTTAG
- a CDS encoding vWA domain-containing protein, translated as MKKIVGKYAAKLTVLLTALSLFGSTLAYAEDSAGASSDAEYLEKMSKTTVATQLDKNDEVQIELKFPGKEDVMASDVVFVIDKSSSGVSVEKSIEFLNNVRDQVTKKGLKVKVGVVKFNRIAEKSKLLDISENYDTLIEYLNEKKSGGTNIHAGLLEAKRLLDEDQGVLPQNKHVVLISDGLTYLYCKNDDPSVGYTRTFGTNAGTLYDWSARFGIGQNDQAMTKVLFKDDGKEYTYNSIQENATNFAKYMNHYKDDVEYSKYDGVFHKDEANINIDPDTPEMPHSNDPNIAPSEDVMKMPSNLWVAFKRADETWQDMKNEDYNLHVFADNANATGIGKCFLQYLNRSDNSDIQTFDPDYLQRSVLQIVDKGSTLVDTIGKHFNFVNNPKNISLQIGQDTFNAEKIDGKENEYKFGDKATLKYMPGDNESITLTLNTALTPQTYASLKYSVKLDKDSNLPTEAGTHKLATNESAVLKAVDGNNKPHGQFVFKSPEVDYSVSRPCPKPCPEPEPAKPDVIPYVASDPTEPVVTEVEEPKVGKVAKTGELAGVSSELGLVVLLVAGMIANKRKH; from the coding sequence ATGAAAAAAATAGTTGGTAAGTATGCAGCTAAGCTGACTGTTTTGCTGACAGCGTTAAGCTTGTTCGGAAGTACGCTCGCTTATGCTGAAGATTCTGCTGGGGCAAGTTCTGATGCAGAGTATCTTGAGAAAATGTCCAAAACAACAGTAGCTACACAGCTTGATAAGAACGATGAAGTTCAGATTGAACTTAAATTCCCAGGCAAAGAAGATGTGATGGCTAGCGATGTAGTTTTTGTCATTGATAAATCTTCTTCAGGTGTTTCAGTTGAAAAATCTATAGAGTTTTTAAATAATGTTAGGGATCAAGTTACAAAAAAAGGCTTAAAGGTAAAAGTTGGCGTTGTTAAGTTTAATCGGATAGCTGAGAAGTCAAAGCTGTTAGATATAAGCGAAAATTATGATACATTGATAGAATATTTAAATGAGAAGAAAAGTGGAGGAACTAATATTCATGCTGGTCTTCTAGAAGCAAAACGGCTGCTTGATGAGGATCAGGGCGTTTTGCCGCAGAATAAGCATGTTGTGTTGATTAGCGATGGCTTAACGTATTTGTATTGCAAAAATGATGACCCAAGTGTGGGGTATACTAGAACGTTTGGTACAAATGCAGGAACTCTTTACGATTGGTCCGCGCGTTTCGGAATTGGGCAGAACGATCAGGCAATGACAAAAGTCCTTTTTAAGGATGATGGAAAAGAATATACGTATAACTCAATTCAAGAGAATGCGACTAATTTTGCTAAGTATATGAATCATTACAAGGATGATGTTGAATATAGTAAATATGACGGAGTATTCCACAAGGATGAAGCTAATATAAATATTGACCCCGATACACCAGAAATGCCACATTCTAATGATCCGAATATAGCACCTAGTGAAGATGTTATGAAAATGCCAAGCAATTTATGGGTAGCATTCAAACGCGCCGATGAAACTTGGCAAGATATGAAAAATGAAGATTATAATCTTCACGTTTTCGCTGATAATGCGAATGCAACAGGCATAGGCAAGTGCTTCTTACAGTATTTAAATCGCTCTGATAATAGTGATATACAGACTTTTGACCCTGACTATCTCCAAAGATCTGTTCTTCAAATTGTCGACAAAGGCTCAACTTTAGTTGATACAATTGGCAAGCACTTTAACTTTGTAAATAATCCTAAGAATATTAGTTTACAGATTGGTCAAGATACTTTTAACGCCGAAAAAATCGATGGCAAAGAAAACGAGTACAAATTTGGCGATAAAGCGACATTGAAATATATGCCAGGAGATAATGAATCCATTACCTTGACATTGAACACTGCGCTTACACCTCAAACATATGCTTCATTGAAATACAGCGTTAAGTTAGATAAGGATAGCAATTTGCCGACAGAAGCAGGTACACATAAGCTAGCTACAAATGAGAGCGCTGTTTTAAAGGCTGTAGACGGAAATAATAAACCTCATGGACAGTTTGTGTTTAAATCACCAGAAGTAGATTACAGTGTAAGTCGCCCATGTCCAAAACCATGCCCAGAGCCAGAACCAGCTAAGCCAGATGTGATTCCATATGTAGCAAGTGATCCGACTGAGCCAGTTGTAACTGAAGTAGAAGAACCTAAGGTAGGTAAAGTTGCTAAGACAGGTGAACTTGCAGGTGTTTCTAGTGAATTAGGTTTAGTCGTATTACTAGTTGCTGGTATGATAGCTAATAAGCGCAAACATTAA
- a CDS encoding inorganic diphosphatase, which produces MNIWHDIEASKVKPNAFVAIVEIPYGSKNKYELDKKTGLLRLDRVLFTSTHYPANYGFIPLTYANDGDPLDVLILSQVKLHPMIMVDCHPIGVIRMIDQDEVDDKIIAVPDHDPNYSQYRDISEVPSHVASEIIHFFEVYKNLEHKSTTTSEAMGVDVAKQIILESIERYQVHFRGKCSEAEKAEMKKQAGL; this is translated from the coding sequence ATGAATATTTGGCATGACATTGAAGCAAGCAAGGTTAAACCTAATGCGTTTGTGGCAATTGTTGAGATTCCTTATGGTTCCAAGAATAAGTACGAATTGGATAAGAAAACAGGCTTGTTGCGCTTGGATCGTGTTCTTTTCACCTCTACGCACTATCCAGCTAATTATGGCTTTATTCCTTTGACTTATGCTAATGATGGCGATCCGTTGGACGTGTTAATCTTGAGCCAGGTCAAGTTACACCCAATGATCATGGTTGATTGCCATCCAATTGGTGTGATTCGCATGATTGATCAGGACGAAGTGGATGATAAAATCATTGCAGTGCCAGATCATGATCCGAACTATTCGCAGTATCGGGATATTAGTGAAGTGCCAAGTCACGTGGCAAGTGAGATTATTCATTTCTTCGAAGTTTATAAGAATCTAGAGCATAAATCTACTACGACGAGTGAGGCGATGGGCGTAGATGTTGCTAAGCAAATCATTTTAGAAAGCATTGAGCGCTATCAGGTACACTTTCGTGGCAAATGCTCTGAGGCTGAAAAAGCTGAGATGAAGAAGCAGGCTGGCTTGTAA
- a CDS encoding dihydrofolate reductase: MENLTLVAAIDKNLAIGYKGELLVRIKSDLKHFKELTLGQRVIYGKNTLLTFPNAKPLKGRENVILAPADFVVASEAERPCQVCHSLAELETYLASCDDKLVNFGIGGASVYAQLLPFATALELTEIDHAFQEADTYFPDFRLSFIKTECTDYMLDTETNLQYRYVRYERVRR; encoded by the coding sequence ATGGAAAATTTGACATTGGTGGCAGCGATTGATAAGAATTTGGCTATCGGTTACAAGGGCGAACTTTTGGTGAGGATTAAGTCCGACTTAAAGCATTTTAAGGAGCTTACACTGGGCCAGCGCGTGATATATGGCAAAAATACGTTATTGACTTTTCCTAACGCAAAGCCGCTAAAAGGGCGGGAAAACGTGATTTTGGCCCCAGCTGATTTTGTTGTAGCTAGTGAGGCTGAACGGCCTTGTCAGGTTTGTCATTCTTTGGCTGAGTTAGAAACGTATTTAGCTAGTTGCGATGATAAACTGGTGAACTTTGGCATCGGCGGTGCATCTGTGTATGCTCAGCTTTTACCTTTTGCAACGGCTTTGGAATTAACTGAGATTGATCATGCTTTCCAAGAGGCTGATACTTATTTCCCAGACTTTAGGTTAAGTTTCATAAAGACAGAGTGTACAGATTACATGCTTGATACGGAAACTAATTTACAGTATCGTTATGTGCGCTATGAGCGGGTGCGACGCTAA
- the thyA gene encoding thymidylate synthase, producing the protein MAHADDLFIETCKKILDEGHMDLNAKVRPKWADDGSSAYTKKAFAVVNRYDLSKEFPALTLRPIPFKNCIDELLWIWQRCSNNVHDLHSHIWDAWADETGSIGKAYGYQLAKKYDWPEGRMTQVEKVRYDLKHNPQSRRILTSIYDFNDLNEMHLYPCAYSMTFNVVGNKLCGILHQRSNDVLVANNWNVVQYAILLHMLAIDANLEVGELVHVIADAHIYDRHIPIVDELIKRPTFKAPKLLIDPDVKSFDDFQVSSFQLEDYQHNPQIKGIPVAV; encoded by the coding sequence ATGGCACATGCAGATGACTTGTTTATTGAAACATGTAAAAAGATTTTGGACGAAGGCCATATGGATCTTAATGCCAAGGTTAGACCTAAATGGGCTGATGATGGTAGCAGCGCTTACACCAAAAAGGCGTTTGCCGTTGTCAATCGTTACGATCTCAGTAAAGAATTTCCTGCTTTAACATTGCGCCCAATTCCTTTCAAAAATTGCATTGACGAATTATTGTGGATTTGGCAACGCTGCTCGAACAATGTGCATGACTTACATTCACACATTTGGGATGCTTGGGCTGATGAAACAGGTAGCATCGGTAAAGCTTACGGCTATCAATTAGCGAAGAAATACGATTGGCCAGAAGGCAGAATGACGCAGGTAGAGAAAGTGCGTTACGATTTGAAGCACAATCCTCAATCACGCCGTATTTTGACGAGCATCTATGACTTTAACGACCTTAACGAGATGCATCTATATCCATGCGCTTATTCTATGACTTTCAACGTGGTAGGAAATAAGCTCTGTGGTATTTTGCATCAACGCTCGAACGATGTCTTGGTGGCTAACAACTGGAATGTTGTACAGTATGCAATTTTGTTGCACATGTTAGCTATCGATGCCAATTTGGAAGTAGGCGAGCTTGTACACGTGATTGCTGATGCGCATATTTACGATCGCCATATCCCGATTGTGGATGAATTGATCAAACGTCCAACCTTCAAAGCGCCTAAGCTTTTAATTGATCCTGATGTTAAGTCGTTTGATGACTTTCAAGTCAGTAGCTTTCAATTAGAGGATTATCAGCATAACCCACAAATTAAGGGTATTCCGGTTGCTGTTTGA
- a CDS encoding DUF1846 domain-containing protein codes for MHGIAFDNQKYLELQSAYIRERISKFDNKLYLEFGGKLFDDEHAARVLPGFQPDSKLQMLLKLKDQAEVIVAINAADIEKKKIRGDLGITYDLEVLRLIDAYRAVGLYVGSVVITQFENHPASVKFREQLNKLGVKSYVHYKIEGYPNNLKHIVSEDGYGRNEYIETSRPLVVVTAPGPGSGKMATCLSQLYQEFKHGVKAGYAKFETFPVWNLPLKHPVNLAYEAATVDLNDVNMIDPFHLEAYGVTTINYNRDVEIFPVLKAMMERISGNCPYNSPTDMGVNQVGNCIINDELCKEAGREEIVRRYYKTLQLVKAGSLPPSALDKIELLISQADTSLETRKVVKVANDKAASANTNAMAIELQDGTIVTGRRTSLLDAPAACLLNALKVLGKIDDNIPLISPHIIAPVTELKIKSLGNNNPMLHLDEVLIALAISATTNPLSHVALQQLANLKNCEAHSTVILGNMDQNVLHKLGLNVTNEPKFRTKKLYH; via the coding sequence ATGCACGGCATAGCTTTTGATAATCAGAAATACTTAGAGTTACAATCTGCTTATATTCGCGAAAGAATTAGCAAATTCGACAACAAGTTGTATTTGGAATTTGGTGGTAAATTGTTCGACGACGAACATGCAGCTCGCGTTTTACCAGGCTTTCAACCAGATAGTAAGTTGCAGATGTTACTGAAATTGAAAGATCAAGCTGAGGTCATCGTTGCTATCAACGCAGCAGATATTGAGAAGAAAAAGATTCGTGGCGATTTGGGCATAACTTATGATTTGGAAGTTTTGCGCTTGATCGATGCTTATCGAGCTGTTGGCCTTTATGTTGGTTCTGTCGTTATTACGCAATTTGAGAACCATCCAGCTAGCGTTAAGTTCCGCGAACAATTGAACAAGTTGGGCGTGAAATCTTATGTCCATTACAAAATTGAAGGTTATCCTAACAACCTTAAACACATCGTCAGCGAAGATGGCTATGGCAGAAATGAGTACATTGAAACAAGCCGTCCATTAGTTGTTGTTACAGCTCCTGGCCCAGGTTCAGGCAAGATGGCAACTTGTTTGTCTCAGCTTTATCAAGAGTTTAAGCACGGCGTCAAAGCAGGTTATGCGAAGTTTGAGACATTCCCTGTTTGGAATTTGCCTTTGAAGCATCCTGTTAATTTGGCTTATGAGGCAGCCACAGTTGACTTGAACGATGTCAACATGATCGACCCATTCCACCTAGAAGCTTATGGCGTGACAACCATCAATTACAATCGTGATGTTGAGATTTTCCCTGTCCTAAAAGCTATGATGGAGCGTATTTCTGGTAACTGCCCTTACAACTCACCAACTGACATGGGTGTAAACCAAGTAGGTAATTGCATCATCAATGATGAGTTGTGTAAAGAAGCTGGCCGTGAAGAAATCGTGCGCCGTTACTACAAAACCTTGCAATTAGTCAAAGCAGGCTCTTTGCCACCTAGCGCTTTGGACAAGATTGAGTTACTGATTTCTCAAGCTGATACAAGCTTGGAAACACGTAAAGTTGTGAAAGTGGCCAATGATAAGGCTGCCAGCGCCAATACCAATGCTATGGCAATTGAATTACAAGATGGTACGATTGTAACAGGCCGTAGAACGAGCTTGTTGGATGCACCAGCTGCTTGCTTACTTAATGCCTTGAAAGTCTTAGGTAAGATTGACGATAACATTCCGTTAATTTCGCCACATATCATTGCGCCAGTAACAGAGCTCAAGATTAAGAGCTTAGGTAATAACAATCCGATGTTGCATTTGGACGAGGTTCTGATTGCTTTAGCAATTTCAGCCACAACTAACCCTTTGAGCCATGTCGCTTTACAGCAATTAGCTAATTTGAAAAATTGCGAAGCACATTCCACCGTTATTCTAGGCAATATGGATCAGAATGTTTTGCATAAATTGGGCTTGAATGTGACGAATGAACCGAAGTTCAGAACGAAGAAGTTATATCACTGA